The DNA segment GGTCCGGGGATGCCGGACCACTGGACCCCCTCCGACGCCGCGACGACACTCCAGCCGCTGGTGCGTCCCGCCGTGGAGGAGACCCGGCGGGCGATGCAACGGGTCAGGGACGTGGCGGAGGAGCGGGTGGACGGCCCGCTGCGCGACCTCGAACGCGGGATCGCCGCGTGGCGGCAGCAGACGCTGCCGGGTTTCGAGGGCGGCAAGCCCAAACAGCGGGAGGCGGCGGACCGGCTGGCCCGGCTCGCCGCCCGGCTGCGGACGGCCGGCGAGCCCATGGTCCGGGTGCTGGCCGTGCTGGAGGCCGGTTCATGACCGGCTCCGCTCCCCGTCGCGCCGCCGGCCGCCCGAGGGGTGGCCGCGCGCGCCGGGCCGCCTCCCGGCGCGCCGGTCCCTTCACGTCCGACGCGTCCCCGGTGGTGTCGGCGCCACCCCCGCCCCTCCCCTTTCCGAGCAGTCGGCAGGAGCCGCAGGCATGACGTTCGACTCCCTGATCAACGAGAACGAGTACTTTCCCTCGTTCTACCTGGACGACATCCTGCCCAAGGAGCTGGCGAGCGGCCCGCTGAAGGAGTGGGCGGCGCTGGAGCGGCAGGGTGTGCCCACGCCGCGGCAGGCGCTGCGCGACCTGACCGGCCCGTACATGGACGTACGGGCCGTGCTCGGTCCGGAGGCGGACAAGTACAACCGGCTGCCGTACGCGCCCGCCATGGCCTCGCAGCTCGCGGCGGCCGAGGTGCTGCGAGCGGTCGGCCCCGACGCCGGGCCGCCGGTCTTCCAGCCCTCGGTGCCCACCACGGACGACCCCGACGACCCGTACGTACCGGATGTGGAGGACGAGTGGCGCGAGGCACTGGACGGCTGGCACCGCCGACTGCTGTCCGCCCTGGGGTTCACCCCCTCCCCCGGTCACTTCGCCGTCCGTACCCCCACCGGGCCCGTCGCCGCCCCCGTCGCCCATCACGAGCCCGGGATCGTCGTCCTGACGGGCGGGTTCGCGGAGGATCTGGACGCCACCCGGGGCGACGGCACCGCGAACCTCCTGCCGGTGCCGGTGCGGGTGTCCGCGTCGAAGACCCTCACCACCGTCCGTGAGCTGGCATCCTGGCTGCTCAACTCGGAGAACGCGCCCCGCTACGCGCTGCTGCTCTTCGGGGGCGTGGTGATCCTCGCCGACCGGCACGCCTTCTCCCGGGGCCGCTGTCTGGCGGTACGGCTGGACACCGCGCTGCCCCGCAAGGCCGCCAAGGGTGCGCGTGCGAACGAGATCGACCTGATCGCAGCCCTCTTCGCGGCGGATTCGCTGCGGCCCGGCGAGAGCGGCGCGGACGACGGCATCGCCCGTCTGGTCGCCGCCTCCCGGGACCACTCGGTGGGAGTCACCGCCGAACTCCGCGTCGGCCTCCAGAAGTCGGTGCAGCTCATCGCCAACGAGGTCCTGGAGCGGGCCCGGACCGAGCGCGGCGTGCACCCCGAGGACCTGCCCGAGTGGCTGCCCGACGAGCTGCGTGAGCCGGGCGACCTGCCGCGCCTGCTCACCGAGGAGTCGCTGCGCTACCTGTACCGCATCCTGTTCCTGCTGTACGCGGAGGCCCGGCCGGAGCTGAACATCCTGCCGGTGAAGTCGGAGGCGTACGCCACCGGTTACAGCGTGGCCCGGCTGCGCGAGCTGGCCGTGCCGGACAGGCTGGGCAGCGCCTCACGCCGGGGCCACCACTTCCACGAGTCCCTCGCCCTGCTCTTCGACCGGGTCTACCACGGGCATCCGCTGGCAGGGACCGTCACCGACCGCGCCTCGGCCTCCGTCCTCGCCGAGGAGGCGCCGGCGCTCGCCGCCGACGACGGCCACGACGACGTCCGCGTGGAGGCCCTGCGCTCCCGCCTGTTCGACCCCGAGTCGACAAGGCTGGTCGGCCGCCGCGTCCCCTACCCGGACCGGGTGCGCCCCGACGGCTCTCCCGCCCCGGCACAGCCGCTGGACCTGCGCCTGCGCAACGAGGTGCTCCACCAGGTGCTGCGCCATTTGACCCTGGTGGAGGGCAGGGGCAGCAAGGGACGCGGAGGCTTCATCAGCTACGCGAACCTGAGCATCGACCAACTCGGCGCGGTGTACGAGGGCCTGATGGCGTACTCGGGTTTAGTCGCCACCGAGCCGCTGTACGAGGTCGCCAGGGGCGGCGACCCGGAGGGCGGGAGCTGGCTGATCAGCAAGGCGCAGGTGCGTTCCGGGCTGTACCCGGACACGCCGGGTGACAGCGTCTTCGTCAAGGCGGACGACATCAATCCGGAGACCGGCGTGCCGGACTCGGTGGTGCATCCGGTGGGTTCGTACGTCTACCGGCTGGCCGGCCGCGAGCGGCAGACGAGCGCCTCCTACTACACCCCGAAGTCCCTCACCGAGACCACGGTGGAGCAGACCCTGCGCTTCCGGCTCGACGACCAGGGCCGGACCGACCCCCGTGCACCGGAGAAGTCCCGGGTCACGGCCGCCGAGGTGCTGCGCTGGCGGGTGTGCGAACCGGCCCTGGGCTCGGGCGCGTTCCTCAACGAGGCCGTGAACCAGCTGGCCGAGCTGTACCTGAGGCTGGCCCAGCACGAGCGGGGCGAGCAGATCGACCCCGAGGAGTATCCGCGCGAACTGCAGAAGGCGAAGGCGTACATCGCCCTGCACAACGCCTACGGCGTCGACCTGAACCGTACGGCGGTGGAGCTGGCGGAGATCTCGCTGTGGCTGAACACCATGTACCCCGGGATGCGGGCCCCTTGGTACGGGCTGCACCTGCACCGGGGCAACTCGCTCGTCGGCGCGTCCCGGAAGGTGTACCCGGGCAAGGGGCTGAGCGAGGGCGGCTGGCTGAAGTCCGGGGGCCAGCAGAAGCCGCGTGTGCTGCCGTTCCCCGAGAAGCTGCCGGGGCGGTCGGTGCACCAGTTCCTGCTGCCGGCGCTGGGCTGGGGCTCGGTCGCCGAGTCCGTGTCGGTGCGCAGGCCGAAGAAGAACGCGGCCGACCGGACGCCGGTGAGCGTGGTGGCCGGGGCGGTCGCGGAGTGGCTGGAGCCTGAGCGGATCGAGGCGCTGAAGCGG comes from the Streptomyces sp. KMM 9044 genome and includes:
- a CDS encoding Eco57I restriction-modification methylase domain-containing protein produces the protein MTFDSLINENEYFPSFYLDDILPKELASGPLKEWAALERQGVPTPRQALRDLTGPYMDVRAVLGPEADKYNRLPYAPAMASQLAAAEVLRAVGPDAGPPVFQPSVPTTDDPDDPYVPDVEDEWREALDGWHRRLLSALGFTPSPGHFAVRTPTGPVAAPVAHHEPGIVVLTGGFAEDLDATRGDGTANLLPVPVRVSASKTLTTVRELASWLLNSENAPRYALLLFGGVVILADRHAFSRGRCLAVRLDTALPRKAAKGARANEIDLIAALFAADSLRPGESGADDGIARLVAASRDHSVGVTAELRVGLQKSVQLIANEVLERARTERGVHPEDLPEWLPDELREPGDLPRLLTEESLRYLYRILFLLYAEARPELNILPVKSEAYATGYSVARLRELAVPDRLGSASRRGHHFHESLALLFDRVYHGHPLAGTVTDRASASVLAEEAPALAADDGHDDVRVEALRSRLFDPESTRLVGRRVPYPDRVRPDGSPAPAQPLDLRLRNEVLHQVLRHLTLVEGRGSKGRGGFISYANLSIDQLGAVYEGLMAYSGLVATEPLYEVARGGDPEGGSWLISKAQVRSGLYPDTPGDSVFVKADDINPETGVPDSVVHPVGSYVYRLAGRERQTSASYYTPKSLTETTVEQTLRFRLDDQGRTDPRAPEKSRVTAAEVLRWRVCEPALGSGAFLNEAVNQLAELYLRLAQHERGEQIDPEEYPRELQKAKAYIALHNAYGVDLNRTAVELAEISLWLNTMYPGMRAPWYGLHLHRGNSLVGASRKVYPGKGLSEGGWLKSGGQQKPRVLPFPEKLPGRSVHQFLLPALGWGSVAESVSVRRPKKNAADRTPVSVVAGAVAEWLEPERIEALKRWRSRIRRAPEGSKTSKRAGAGASAAAQVVRSTPQERAAKSEARSGQGAFDLGLEIWEQAGLDFGGSGEAEGSGGAEGSGGPGARAVPAASVPAARAAQVSARTATGGGEDDERPGGRSQTGRLMALAERVEYLWGLVRLRLELSEREIARQVPVWGADAPSGGTGGPIMDRAAVVAALHAPGSPYWRLRQLMDAWCALWFWPLEQVALLDGTAPDYFREGRDLKKAPRGGGDRRVALRSLDDWIEFAEALVGRVDADSEAEARARGTTSLFEMPKVTGLRDLDTFEQELDGRMTRLSAWVSFLDLGDLFPWHGTAVQIARDRGFFHWELDFAHVFAEGGFDVMVGNPPWVKQEWKESEVLAEFEPWFELAEKPGNEAWAERKSAVLERGDARSAFLGELAGAAGLSGFLASADTCPELVGTQPDVYRGFMLLSWRSTGERGAVGLIHPSTHLTGAKEGPLRRASYQHLRLHADFVNELYLFAKPVDHSTHFSVNIYGRKRAIGFQHLSWLVHPLASCIQLRGPSVSDVTP